A genome region from Anopheles stephensi strain Indian chromosome 2, UCI_ANSTEP_V1.0, whole genome shotgun sequence includes the following:
- the LOC118505831 gene encoding zinc finger and SCAN domain-containing protein 2-like has protein sequence MEEEVLLATGCRCCLMEDNDMVYVFDTLDEFNMKICDLIARNGAIAIFENDAFSKHICGNCLNDLAIAERFAVRCRKTNDLLMNLIIANDAQSNSIVADLAIENESLAALSCDNVSYVLVPPESESHLFETETNLDEDEQSVELDDNASIVKDAEELSAGTMGLLLCLPQQQVRMIAESRGEAEHEQLLYNDTDTVTDADSLIEEEEIEPSETYEDPESGDTFEVIHTVDETNDEHDEEGFDVAEAKHDFNYSCEYCGASFVTAKHYARHLLSHSIVACEHCLMRFESPQTLKSHQTHCVQKNHQSKAVFSDQNPSTDQRQQKKLFVCSYCEKRWISHSALTAHLRTHTGERPFGCRYCLKRFKTLSALDLHERRHSGTKPYSCPVCDKRFTESSNLKVHMRRHTNEKSHVCTVCNRAFARVFLLQLHMRTHTGEKPYECDICERKFSQQCDLTAHRRIHTGERPYGCHICGKAFTKSNALAQHLKVHQKYRLPDTKEEYSTENGSS, from the exons ATGGAGGAAGAAGTGCTACTAGCTACGGGCTGTCGTTGTTGCCTGATGGAGGACAACGATATGGTGTATGTGttcgatactctcgatgaattcAACATGAAAATTTGCGACCTAATAGCACGCAATGGAGCTATAGCG ATCTTCGAAAACGATGCCTTTTCCAAACACATCTGCGGCAACTGTCTCAACGATCTAGCGATAGCGGAGCGCTTCGCCGTACGGTGTCGGAAAACCAACGATCTGCTAATGAACCTTATCATCGCAAACGATGCACAGAGCAACAGTATCGTTGCTGATTTAGCAATAGAAAACGAAAGTCTTGCTGCCTTGAGCTGTGACAACGTATCGTACGTGCTTGTACCACCGGAATCAGAATCGCACCTGTTTGAAACGGAAACCAACTTGGATGAGGATGAGCAATCGGTTGAGTTGGATGACAACGCTTCCATCGTGAAAGATGCAGAAGAATTAAGTGCAGGCACAATGGGATTGTTACTTTGTTTGCCACAGCAGCAAGTACGAATGATTGCAGAGTCTAGGGGTGAAGCGGAACACGAACAGCTGCTTTATAACGATACCGACACAGTGACCGATGCTGATTCCCTGATCGAGGAGGAAGAAATCGAACCGAGTGAGACATACgaggatcctgagagtggggatACGTTTGAAGTAATCCACACGGTAGATGAAACAAACGATGAGCACGATGAGGAAGGATTCGATGTGGCCGAGGCAAAACACGATTTTAACTACAGCTGTGAATACTGCGGGGCCAGTTTCGTAACCGCTAAACATTATGCTCGGCATTTGCTGTCACACAGCATCGTTGCTTGCGAGCATTGTTTGATGAGATTCGAAAG CCCTCAGACACTGAAATCGCACCAAACGCATTGCGTTCAAAAAAATCATCAGTCAAAAGCTGTATTTAGCGATCAAAACCCTTCGACCGATCAACGGCAGCAGAAAAAACTGTTCGTATGTTCGTACTGCGAAAAGCGGTGGATTTCGCATTCCGCGCTTACCGCTCACCTCCGTACGCATACCGGCGAGCGGCCGTTTGGCTGCAGGTACTGCCTGAAGCGCTTCAAAACACTGTCCGCCCTGGACTTGCACGAACGACGGCACTCCGGCACTAAACCGTACTCCTGTCCCGTGTGCGACAAGCGGTTCACCGAGAGCAGCAATCTGAAGGTGCATATGCGGCGGCACACGAATGAAAAATCGCACGTGTGCACCGTCTGCAACCGTGCGTTTGCGCGCGTTTTCCTCCTACAGCTGCACATGCGGACGCACACGGGCGAGAAGCCGTACGAGTGTGATATTTGTGAACGAAAGTTTTCGCAACAGTGCGACCTAACGGCTCACCGGCGCATCCATACGGGCGAGAGACCGTACGGCTGCCACATCTGTGGGAAAGCTTTTACCAAAAGCAATGCCCTTGCCCAGCATCTAAAGGTCCACCAGAAGTACCGTTTGCCGGACACAAAGGAGGAATACAGCACGGAGAATGGGTCGTCGTAA
- the LOC118505830 gene encoding GPI ethanolamine phosphate transferase 1 isoform X2, whose translation MKLLLLAVVIHVLFLLSIFYIHFQSPILKGLPEGAEHDQPPADRLVLFVGDGLRAESFLKHNLNRTDFLRNTLLNRGVFGISSTRVPTESRPGHAALLGGVYEDPSAVFRGWKENPVEFDSVLNRTTVSYCWGSPDIVHMFSRGATRGRVHVAAYDSNDESFAQSANTSLLDIWVFDRVRQFLGSEQTKREILSQKKVILFLHLLGLDTAGHVHKPHSELFTENLVTVDRGIESIVQLVEQATAHDGRTAYIFTSDHGMTDHGSHGAGHPLETDTPFLAWGAGFKHWKETIPAPGNDHVLELDKQSIPVHHINQADAAPLMSAVLGISVPKNSLGRLPRALLNVSEEYAAWAMRNNAEQLLAQYYRWQRESEGKMLQWFESTKQTSFKVLIEALQTEIADATQRKQYTEVQSLCKMLIDTTLGAIEYFQCYYKPHLLVALTLTMLGWLLLLAKETFSPAKNRVFAPSRPIAVTAVIGALFVLIFNIAQGTPSVVILYLVMPVTLWGYIGAHWRQYAPLLRGTTVMYAAGFIVAAEALVLAFLNRRILAPLLWIHCLIVIKPKLQHKGNGWVALQWIGCNLLLSGFFLLPTVVGRDNSNVYLLCLSITVWTITNAAVVYGSKQSSIYKGTALLVQALQALNLSYLIYLIEGSATVPQWSRWLCWIFSAFGLLLPFCTGTSLPDRILALFSGLSGPYTMLSLSYEPLFLLCFCHTLYLWLGVENSTRNKRIKLDGFFFSSSYRPEGSIDFDQTRRTFGFMLFLLASFFGTGNLATVSSFDPNWVRCFVATFAPFTMMALIVLKLLIPVLLLVCVLKAIGIVCSVQKAKMFSLTLLVCDWMCLNFFFLVQNKGSWMDIGSSISHFVILECTTIVVMMLYEFVRLVTEVSLASNRSGQRHSLEDFIPSQNLPYSNKERIE comes from the exons ATGAAATTATTGCTACTGGCTGTGGTGATTCATGTACTGTTTTTGCTGTCCATTTTCTACATCCACTTCCAATCACCGATACTGAAAGGGCTTCCGGAGGGAGCAGAGCATGATCAACCACCGGCCGACCG GTTGGTGCTATTCGTTGGGGACGGCCTGAGAGCCGAATCATTTCTGAAGCACAATCTAAACCGTACCGACTTCTTACGGAACACGCTACTGAACCGGGGTGTGTTTGGAATATCGAGCACCCGCGTTCCAACAGAATCGCGACCCGGACATGCCGCTCTATTGGGTG GCGTTTATGAAGATCCGAGCGCCGTGTTCCGCGGATGGAAAGAGAATCCGGTCGAGTTCGATTCGGTGCTAAATCGCACCACCGTCAGCTACTGCTGGGGTAGTCCAGATATAGTGCACATGTTTTCTCGCGGGGCCACCCGCGGACGGGTGCACGTGGCCGCGTACGATAGCAATGATGAAAGCTTCGCTCAATCGGCCAACACCTCGCTGCTGGACATTTGGGTGTTTGATCGGGTGCGGCAGTTTCTCGGGAGCGAGCAAACGAAGCGCGAGATTCTGTCGCAGAAAAAGGTTATTCTGTTTTTGCACCTGCTCGGACTGGATACGGCGGGCCATGTGCACAAACCCCATTCGGA ATTATTTACAGAAAATCTAGTCACTGTGGACCGAGGAATTGAGTCCATCGTGCAGCTGGTGGAGCAAGCAACAGCGCATGACGGACGGACTGCGTACATCTTTACATCCGACCACGGTATGACGGATCACGGATCGCACGGTGCCGGTCATCCGCTCGAGACGGATACGCCCTTTCTGGCCTGGGGTGCAGGATTCAAACATTGGAAAGAGACGATTCCTGCACCGGGTAATGA CCATGTTTTGGAGCTGGACAAGCAAAGCATACCGGTGCATCACATCAACCAAGCGGATGCGGCTCCACTAATGTCGGCCGTACTAGGTATAAGTGTGCCAAAGAATAGTTTAGGACGTTTGCCTCGTGCTTTGCTGAACGTGTCAGAG GAGTATGCAGCCTGGGCGATGCGTAACAATGCGGAGCAGCTACTCGCTCAATACTACCGCTGGCAACGGGAATCCGAGGGCAAAATGTTGCAGTGGTTTGAGAGCACAAAGCAAACTAGCTTTAAGGTGTTGATAGAAGCGCTACAGACAGAGATTGCCGACGCAACCCAACGGAAACAGTACACCGAAGTG CAATCGTTGTGCAAAATGCTTATCGATACGACGCTGGGCGCCATCGAATACTTTCAATGCTACTACAAACCCCATCTGTTGGTGGCACTCACGCTGACCATGCTGGgctggctgttgctgcttgctAAGGAAACCTTTTCACCAGCGAAAAACCGTGTATTCGCGCCCAGTCGACCCATTGCCGTTACAGCCGTGATAGGGGCTCTATTTGTACTGATTTTTAACATCG CACAAGGCACACCGTCCGTGGTAATTTTGTACCTTGTAATGCCCGTCACACTTTGGGGCTACATTGGTGCGCACTGGCGACAGTACGCGCCGCTCTTGCGCGGAACAACCGTGATGTATGCTGCCGGATTCATTGTCGCCGCAGAAGCATTG GTGTTAGCATTTCTAAATCGCCGAATACTAGCACCGTTGCTATGGATACATTGCCTGATCGTGATAAAACCAAAGCTCCAACATAAAGGCAACGGATGGGTAGCACTACAATGGATAGGGTGCAATTTGCTTCTGTCTGGATTTTTCTTGCTTCCCACCGTCGTTGGGCGTGACAATTCCAACGTGTATCTGTT GTGCCTTTCAATCACCGTGTGGACCATAACCAATGCTGCCGTGGTGTATGGATCGAAGCAATCTTCCATCTATAAAGGCACGGCACTGCTGGTGCAAGCACTGCAAGCATTGAATTTATCCTACCTCATCTATCTTATCGAGGGATCGGCTACCGTGCCACAGTGGAGCAGATGGTTGTGTTGGATTTTCTCCG cttttGGACTGCTGCTTCCATTCTGCACGGGTACTTCGCTTCCGGATCGCATCCTAGCGCTGTTTAGCGGTTTAAGCGGCCCGTACACGATGCTTTCACTTTCCTACGAACCATTGTTCTTGCTGTGCTTCTGTCACACACTCTACCTGTGGCTCGGTGTGGAAAACAGCACTCGCAACAAGCGGATAAAG CTGGAtggattctttttttcctcctcttaCCGTCCGGAGGGAAGCATCGACTTCGATCAGACACGGCGCACGTTTGGCTTT ATGCTCTTTCTTCTAGCATCCTTCTTTGGGACGGGCAATTTAGCCACGGTCAGCTCGTTCGATCCCAACTGGGTCCGGTGTTTCGTGGCCACCTTTGCGCCATTCACGATGATGGCGCTGATTGTGCTGAAGCTGCTCATACCGGTGCTCTTGCTGGTATGCGTCTTGAAAGCAATCGGTATCGTATGTTCG GTACAGAAGGCGAAAATGTTTAGCCTCACACTGCTTGTGTGCGATTGGATGTGTTtgaactttttctttctcgtccAAAACAAAGGCTCGTGGATGGACATTGGATCTTCCATCTCGCACTTTGTCATTCTCGAGTGCACGACAATCGTGGTCATGATGCTGTACGAGTTCGTTCGCCTCGTGACTGAAGTTTCACTCGCTTCAAACCGCTCCGGCCAACGACACTCGTTGGAAGATTTTATCCCATCCCAGAACTTGCCATATTCCAATAAAGAGAGAATTGAGTAG
- the LOC118505834 gene encoding uncharacterized protein LOC118505834, which yields MEDSRYLMNQTELIATHQDELKQELLKYYRTSLIISLLKQSDAPISIESRALLSMYKHDGDLPLGLDHIRNVDISYHERISIGKFVEGKITEQVRPFVEKAKRFSGGGDLAELSATQFREQYNNLQLDQERQELTEKLAQLKVRKLQLMKACADIRTGPYQRNNVELKHAEARSMQLKTELLHKLIANEITNCTPHAVKAIKEVAANVNTLLGNNSK from the exons atggaagatTCTCGTTACCTCATGAATCAGACGGAGCTTATAGCTACGCACCAAGACGAACTGAAACAGGAACTGCTAAAGTATTACCGTACATCGCTTATTATCAGCTTGCTGAAACAATCCGATGCTCCCATATCAATCGAAAGCCGGGCGCTACTGTCAATGTACAAACATGACGGAGATCTGCCTTTGG GGCTAGATCACATACGTAACGTTGATATTAGCTACCATGAGCGGATATCTATTGGCAAGTTCGTTGAAGGCAAGATAACCGAGCAAGTGCGACCATTCGTGGAGAAAGCAAAGCGCTtcagcggtggtggtgatctAGCGGAACTGTCTGCAACGCAGTTCCGGGAACAGTACAACAATCTTCAGCTCGATCAAGAACGGCAGGAACTGACGGAGAAGCTGGCACAGTTGAAAGTGCGTAAATTGCAGCTCATGAAAGCTTGTGCCGATATCCGCACCGGACCATACCAACGTAACAACGTCGAACTGAAGCACGCCGAGGCACGTTCCATGCAGCTTAAAACCGA atTACTACACAAGTTAATAGCGAATGAGATTACGAACTGCACGCCACATGCCGTCAAAGCAATCAAGGAGGTAGCGGCCAACGTCAACACTTTGCTAGGTAATAATAGTAAATAA
- the LOC118505830 gene encoding GPI ethanolamine phosphate transferase 1 isoform X1 codes for MKLLLLAVVIHVLFLLSIFYIHFQSPILKGLPEGAEHDQPPADRLVLFVGDGLRAESFLKHNLNRTDFLRNTLLNRGVFGISSTRVPTESRPGHAALLGGVYEDPSAVFRGWKENPVEFDSVLNRTTVSYCWGSPDIVHMFSRGATRGRVHVAAYDSNDESFAQSANTSLLDIWVFDRVRQFLGSEQTKREILSQKKVILFLHLLGLDTAGHVHKPHSELFTENLVTVDRGIESIVQLVEQATAHDGRTAYIFTSDHGMTDHGSHGAGHPLETDTPFLAWGAGFKHWKETIPAPGNDHVLELDKQSIPVHHINQADAAPLMSAVLGISVPKNSLGRLPRALLNVSEEYAAWAMRNNAEQLLAQYYRWQRESEGKMLQWFESTKQTSFKVLIEALQTEIADATQRKQYTEVQSLCKMLIDTTLGAIEYFQCYYKPHLLVALTLTMLGWLLLLAKETFSPAKNRVFAPSRPIAVTAVIGALFVLIFNIAQGTPSVVILYLVMPVTLWGYIGAHWRQYAPLLRGTTVMYAAGFIVAAEALVLAFLNRRILAPLLWIHCLIVIKPKLQHKGNGWVALQWIGCNLLLSGFFLLPTVVGRDNSNVYLLCLSITVWTITNAAVVYGSKQSSIYKGTALLVQALQALNLSYLIYLIEGSATVPQWSRWLCWIFSAFGLLLPFCTGTSLPDRILALFSGLSGPYTMLSLSYEPLFLLCFCHTLYLWLGVENSTRNKRIKLDGFFFSSSYRPEGSIDFDQTRRTFGFVCCKRCELEQASVRFMMCFIVSFQMLFLLASFFGTGNLATVSSFDPNWVRCFVATFAPFTMMALIVLKLLIPVLLLVCVLKAIGIVCSVQKAKMFSLTLLVCDWMCLNFFFLVQNKGSWMDIGSSISHFVILECTTIVVMMLYEFVRLVTEVSLASNRSGQRHSLEDFIPSQNLPYSNKERIE; via the exons ATGAAATTATTGCTACTGGCTGTGGTGATTCATGTACTGTTTTTGCTGTCCATTTTCTACATCCACTTCCAATCACCGATACTGAAAGGGCTTCCGGAGGGAGCAGAGCATGATCAACCACCGGCCGACCG GTTGGTGCTATTCGTTGGGGACGGCCTGAGAGCCGAATCATTTCTGAAGCACAATCTAAACCGTACCGACTTCTTACGGAACACGCTACTGAACCGGGGTGTGTTTGGAATATCGAGCACCCGCGTTCCAACAGAATCGCGACCCGGACATGCCGCTCTATTGGGTG GCGTTTATGAAGATCCGAGCGCCGTGTTCCGCGGATGGAAAGAGAATCCGGTCGAGTTCGATTCGGTGCTAAATCGCACCACCGTCAGCTACTGCTGGGGTAGTCCAGATATAGTGCACATGTTTTCTCGCGGGGCCACCCGCGGACGGGTGCACGTGGCCGCGTACGATAGCAATGATGAAAGCTTCGCTCAATCGGCCAACACCTCGCTGCTGGACATTTGGGTGTTTGATCGGGTGCGGCAGTTTCTCGGGAGCGAGCAAACGAAGCGCGAGATTCTGTCGCAGAAAAAGGTTATTCTGTTTTTGCACCTGCTCGGACTGGATACGGCGGGCCATGTGCACAAACCCCATTCGGA ATTATTTACAGAAAATCTAGTCACTGTGGACCGAGGAATTGAGTCCATCGTGCAGCTGGTGGAGCAAGCAACAGCGCATGACGGACGGACTGCGTACATCTTTACATCCGACCACGGTATGACGGATCACGGATCGCACGGTGCCGGTCATCCGCTCGAGACGGATACGCCCTTTCTGGCCTGGGGTGCAGGATTCAAACATTGGAAAGAGACGATTCCTGCACCGGGTAATGA CCATGTTTTGGAGCTGGACAAGCAAAGCATACCGGTGCATCACATCAACCAAGCGGATGCGGCTCCACTAATGTCGGCCGTACTAGGTATAAGTGTGCCAAAGAATAGTTTAGGACGTTTGCCTCGTGCTTTGCTGAACGTGTCAGAG GAGTATGCAGCCTGGGCGATGCGTAACAATGCGGAGCAGCTACTCGCTCAATACTACCGCTGGCAACGGGAATCCGAGGGCAAAATGTTGCAGTGGTTTGAGAGCACAAAGCAAACTAGCTTTAAGGTGTTGATAGAAGCGCTACAGACAGAGATTGCCGACGCAACCCAACGGAAACAGTACACCGAAGTG CAATCGTTGTGCAAAATGCTTATCGATACGACGCTGGGCGCCATCGAATACTTTCAATGCTACTACAAACCCCATCTGTTGGTGGCACTCACGCTGACCATGCTGGgctggctgttgctgcttgctAAGGAAACCTTTTCACCAGCGAAAAACCGTGTATTCGCGCCCAGTCGACCCATTGCCGTTACAGCCGTGATAGGGGCTCTATTTGTACTGATTTTTAACATCG CACAAGGCACACCGTCCGTGGTAATTTTGTACCTTGTAATGCCCGTCACACTTTGGGGCTACATTGGTGCGCACTGGCGACAGTACGCGCCGCTCTTGCGCGGAACAACCGTGATGTATGCTGCCGGATTCATTGTCGCCGCAGAAGCATTG GTGTTAGCATTTCTAAATCGCCGAATACTAGCACCGTTGCTATGGATACATTGCCTGATCGTGATAAAACCAAAGCTCCAACATAAAGGCAACGGATGGGTAGCACTACAATGGATAGGGTGCAATTTGCTTCTGTCTGGATTTTTCTTGCTTCCCACCGTCGTTGGGCGTGACAATTCCAACGTGTATCTGTT GTGCCTTTCAATCACCGTGTGGACCATAACCAATGCTGCCGTGGTGTATGGATCGAAGCAATCTTCCATCTATAAAGGCACGGCACTGCTGGTGCAAGCACTGCAAGCATTGAATTTATCCTACCTCATCTATCTTATCGAGGGATCGGCTACCGTGCCACAGTGGAGCAGATGGTTGTGTTGGATTTTCTCCG cttttGGACTGCTGCTTCCATTCTGCACGGGTACTTCGCTTCCGGATCGCATCCTAGCGCTGTTTAGCGGTTTAAGCGGCCCGTACACGATGCTTTCACTTTCCTACGAACCATTGTTCTTGCTGTGCTTCTGTCACACACTCTACCTGTGGCTCGGTGTGGAAAACAGCACTCGCAACAAGCGGATAAAG CTGGAtggattctttttttcctcctcttaCCGTCCGGAGGGAAGCATCGACTTCGATCAGACACGGCGCACGTTTGGCTTTGTATGTTGCAAACGTTGTGAGCTCGAGCAAGCCTCTGTGCGCTTCATGATGTGCTTTATTGTATCGTTTCAGATGCTCTTTCTTCTAGCATCCTTCTTTGGGACGGGCAATTTAGCCACGGTCAGCTCGTTCGATCCCAACTGGGTCCGGTGTTTCGTGGCCACCTTTGCGCCATTCACGATGATGGCGCTGATTGTGCTGAAGCTGCTCATACCGGTGCTCTTGCTGGTATGCGTCTTGAAAGCAATCGGTATCGTATGTTCG GTACAGAAGGCGAAAATGTTTAGCCTCACACTGCTTGTGTGCGATTGGATGTGTTtgaactttttctttctcgtccAAAACAAAGGCTCGTGGATGGACATTGGATCTTCCATCTCGCACTTTGTCATTCTCGAGTGCACGACAATCGTGGTCATGATGCTGTACGAGTTCGTTCGCCTCGTGACTGAAGTTTCACTCGCTTCAAACCGCTCCGGCCAACGACACTCGTTGGAAGATTTTATCCCATCCCAGAACTTGCCATATTCCAATAAAGAGAGAATTGAGTAG